The nucleotide sequence TTAAAGAAAAACTCTTAGTTTTGAATTATTTCTTcttaaggtgaaaacaaaacaatatttctacTTGATCCAAGAGATATttcgactagaaacaagacaaagcaaagtaagaaacactttttttgcattgtgattattcaatttctgtacctgaatactactGGACTACTAAGAAAGCTGCCAAtcagagctattcaaaccatcttttgaaactgtattcatatcacaatatttatcgtggaaaaaatattgtaatatccAATTGTaattccaatatcatgcagccctagtttatacCATACAATTTTGGGACCATATCttgtgatttatatttttctatCTCTCAGAACTGTCAGAAATAAATTCAGAATTACCAACAAAAATTGATTATCATTTCCAACTGAAAAAAATAGCACTGCAATAACCATATTTTGAATAATCCATTAACATTAAATCTATTAAGAAATACTCAGGAATCTATACAAAAAAGATATAGCTTATACCACAAAGTTGTCAGCTTGGTCTCCAATCAGTCCAGCAATTGCTGAAGTGGGCATTTGAGGACCTAAGTATGTCAGCTTCCCATTGAGTAAATGAGACGAGTTTGGTTCACACTCTATAGCTAAACCATCAGTGCCAGGGAGATTGACAGCACTGCAAAGCAAACATAAAGTAAGGTTAATGTGGACAATAAATATTGCCTGTGCATTACTGTCATTAGTTTATGTAATCTATGTGCAAATAACAGTGACATCTGCTGGAGAGACACTCTACCTAGGCTTCATTAAATGGTAGTTGTCACATCTTTCAACATTCCAGATGGTAAGAGACTTTGATTTTATTGCACAAATTTGACACCAGTTCATGGGGTTGAAAACCAGTGCTGAGATGTCCTCATCCAAAAGAGAACGGCTACAAAGTGGAAGGCCACTCTCCCAGTTCCTAAAAAGTGCATATTAATTagtaatataaaacaaacaaacaaaataataatgcataaaataaaaagttcttatttcttaaataaaattGCAAGTAAAACATGCATTTTACCATAATGTGATGGTGTGATCAGGCATAGGTGATGCACTAACTAAATAAGGACCAGTATCACAAAGTGCCAAAGCTGTATAGCCCAGTTTAGTTGTGCCTAAAAAAACACACCGGTATGAGTTtgtaccatagactgtaaaaaaagctTTGTACCAAAACAGTTTTGACAACACAAATATGACTATCCGTAAGCTAAAATGTAACACACTTTGATATAGTTTCCCGTATAAAGACACAAATTATACTTgtgaaaaatgtatattataaatgcAAAATGTCCAAACTATTTAtgtgaaatatatttatgtttttaataaactaCATAATAATATTTTCTACGTATTATAGTATTCTTCtcttagattatttatttactgatgtttGCTTATTTTTAATGCCATTTTTCTTGATTTAACTACCTCAATCTTATTTTTatggttttttttctttaataaaggcccagttttataatgtaaaatgtctaaaaatatgtttatttttattaacatttttactgttttCCTAGTTCTTAGTCTTTCCCACTAAACCCCAGTACACACTTCTGCTTCTCCAAGTGTCCCCGGACCCCAGTTTGACAACCCCTGGTTAGGGTGTAACTCAGTATTGACTGACCTTTCAGTTCACTCATTAGCTCAAGCTCTGGATATTTGTAGATAAAGATGGAAGGATTGAGTCCGAGATCTGAGAAAGCAAGACACCTTCGATGCCCGCTGGCTGTAAATGCCCCAATACCAGAACCAGGACTCTGCAAAGTCTTCCTCGCTTTAGTTTCCACATTGAGGAAAACAATGAAGTTTCCGCAGGTGTAGCATGCTGTTTTCTTGTCGGCGAATTTAAATGTGCTATTGGTGAATCCTTGCACCCATCTTGAAGATAATAATCAACATTAAAACagtatttcgtttttttttttatggcataTCGTACTTACATCGAATAGCgttactacagtatttgtacaTATTATAAAATTAGATTAAAGTTAGCAAGTTGAAGATGCATTTAACCATTAGTGCTAGGTAGTTAGCATAGATAATAACATCCTGTTTTACAGACTAGATACCTTTACAGGCTAAAGATTAATTAAAAGTTAACGTTAACATTTACGTAAATTATTCAAAGATTGTTCACGATTTTTATCAATGAATTATAACTCACTGAACTTCGAAGTTTCGCAGCACATCCATTTCAGCGCACCATCTGTGCTTGCGTCCGTTTCCTTAGCAACCAACCCCACATAGACTTTTAACCATAGCTTTTAACCATAACCAAAGAGCATAGAGTCATATAtaacacatattattattattattattattattattattattattaaattacatatacattttatatttcacGAGTATAATGATAAACGAAATAGAATATAAATCATATTGTATACCTTGAATACAGAGTTTAGAGATTCAAGCTTTCACTATTaaaattattactaattatttttatcatctgTGGCTAAAAATAcccaaataatttatataataaccttttatgttaataaataaataaaaaataacaacagccaTTTTAATATTGCTACTACTTCtactatataaaaaaactaaactatgatcatcatcattatcaatatcatcattattactatttctttttttgtttctaaATTTTTCGGTTTATCCCAGATGgcgacttttattttgaaatgttgtttGGGCAGATTTTGAAAGGGAATCTGTGTCGGATTCACAAAGCGTTTCAGTGGGAACCTTCCAACCTACAATGTTGGGCACAGCGTCGTGAGTAAAAAGTAATGTCTAGCAAAAGTGAAGGGACGGCGTTGTCCGTCAACTGAACGAATGATCTGTAAATGCTTCCTGCGGCTTCTGCTAGCACCTCATATATGTCGTTTAACTTGACAGAAGCTCGTTTTGCCACAAGGTTtgctttgcatttcatataattaGCCTAGTTAGCCAGCCGCGGGCGTTGGTTAGCGTGAATTGAGTCGTGTGCGTGGTGTAGTGGCGTCTACAATGTCTAGATTAACATGACTAGAGTACTGTACCAGTCTTCTTGCAGATTTATCTCACTCATGTCAGATTGTGCAGTGTAACGTAAGTTACAGTAAAACGGGCGAGTCATGATTTCATTTTGAGGAAGTAAGAGCTAGCTTACATAGCCAGGAGAGGGAATGGGCAGACTGTGCTTCAATAGGCTACCAAGAAAGCTTAAAAGGTGCCATAAAATAAAAGCTGCCCTTCTTCACTTGCTGCCTATGTAGACGGCTCACTGGCTGTTGAAGCACAGCCAAACCGCCTGTTCGCTGACAGCCTGTCGTTTCCCTAAAATAGCATTGTGTATATCGTGTAGCTTTCACTAATACATGCACCATGTGGCCATAAGAATGCagttatttgcatatatttgtatTGTGCATTTGCATTTTCGTATAACTTCCGTGTGTGGGGGCTGTGGGTGGGTCTGATGGACTTTGAAAACCTGTTATCTCGGTTTGCCTAgagattatttatttgtgtgtgtggatggagGTTATGCAGCACATGCTGATCTGATTCTATGTTTGCAATCAGGGCACTAGCTTGTGTTATAAGCTGATCTTTTGTCACCTAAATTGATTGTTTATCCAGAGGATCAGCTCAGCATTCCCCTTTGTCTCCGGGCAGGTGAGTGCAGGCTGAGGGATAATGGCACATGTTGGGGCAGTTGTTGCTGCAATGGCCGGTCTGATGGCCATTCTGCTTCATTCTTCCATACACAAGATTGAGGAAGGACATTTAGCTGTGTATTACAGGTGAGTTTAAGGAAGTTGGATTGCAGATGCATTGATAGTTTTTTCTGCTGATGTTAATAATTTGTAAAACACTCATAAAAGGCTAAAGTCAATACTGTGTGCCTTTCGCTGAAATCATAGCTTGGCTAAAAATGAACATTCggtcatttactcaaccttataTTGTTTCGAAGCCTGTTCagcttacatttttttctgtcaaacataaaatattttcaagTGTTTTTGTATATGTGTGGTGTGCTTGTTTCTGTGGTTTGAGGACACAATATTGTTAGATGAAATGGGTAACGTGATTTACGAAGACACACCTTGTGCCCTAGTAATTcgaaatgtttaaaaatctttTGACACTCAGTTTAATTTGCCACACAATTGCTGTGAgggataggggtagggtaaggccatataaaaatcagtttttaaagtaTAAATTACTTTAAGCTTATAAAGAGTTCTCATAAACCATATgcagtatacagtgctcagcataatcgaGTACAGACatgagtatgagtaaatgatgacccaTTTTTGAGTTAATTATCTTTATACTAACAATTTTGACAATACTAATCATATGAAGATAACATTGGTACCATatttataatgttgttgttttttttgacaGAGGAGGAGCTTTGTTGACCTCTCCAAATGGCCCAGGTTACCATATAATGCTGCCTTTCATCACTTCATATAGATCAGTGCAGGTAcaactgtcatttatttattattcggTCTAATTATCAATGAATTATAGCTTTTTATAGAGCTGTAAATTGTTAATAATTTCATATTATACATTGATAAGGTGTCCAATATTTTGCATGtagcaaatgtttttattcaAAGGAACACATTTTAACAGAGCCAATAATGTTCATAAGGGTGTTTCACACTGTGCTTTACCCCTTAAATGGTAAAAGACAATTTCACACTTGTTATTTAGTATAGCAGTGCTTAGCTAAGTTAGTTCTGCATTTGCACTGTCAGTGTAGTGCCAAAGTGAATTTATGAAATGATGTAGTGTTAAATTATTGCAGCTAAATGCACAGCGACCAACATCCTATCATGTGACTCCTATTCACATGCTTTGGAAAGTCACAAAAGCAATCTGTGTTGTATAGTTTTTTGTTTGGAGGGAGAGATGTCAAGCTGTGATGGAAAGTCACAACTGGAGTCAATAAGAAActattattccttttattttctGAAAAGTTCATTCAGGAATAAAACTGATAGTTGTTGTCGGTATATAATGAGGATGTAAAAGATTGTGAGGATGTAAAACGGCCATGTGCTTCATTCATGCAGTCAATGACACAGACACTAGAAATATGCAAATCATTGATCTTATCCCAGGATTTAGGAATTTACAGTGTGAAACATCAGTGTATGAATAATAAGCGGTATGAATTGCTAATCCTGAGTAAATTATTAGAAGTGTGAATTATGCAGCAAGATAACTTAGGATTCTGTTTATTTGGGGTTTGAAATCTAAAGGGGTAATTCCCTATAAAATGAAAGTGTACTCACTGTTTACGCACACTCAAGAGGCTCTAAAAcgttttgagtttattttttctgttgaaactaaaagaagatattttgaagaatgtaagaaACCACTAACcattaacttcattcattcattcattttcttttcggcttagtctctttattaatctggggtcaccacagtggaatgaaccgccaacttatccagcacatgttttacgcagcagatgcccttccggccgcaacccatcactgggaaacacacacacactcattcacacactcatacactacggtcaatttgtttagcatacccaattcacctgtaccgcatgtctttagacttgtgggggaaaccggagcacccggaggaaacccacgtgaacatggggagaacatgcaaactatacacagaaatgccaactgacccagccgaggctcgaaccagtgaccttcttgctgtgaggcgaatgtgctacccactgcatcacggCGTTGCCCTAACCATTGACTTTCCAATGTTTCCaacgtttttcaaaatatattcctttgtgatcaacagaagaaattaaCTCAAGCAGGTTTGTGAGAGCTGAGGAAAAGGATGACCGTTTAACAGTTCACTATCCTTTTAAGTGTGAATACcaggattattaaaaatgtagACTATAGGAAATGAGCTAGAATTTTGTTGAAGACGCTGACTTTCCCCTGTTTCATGTTTATAGACAACTCTGCAAacagatgaaataaaaaatgtgccTTGTGGAACCAGGTAAACTTTCCTGTTGTTATGTAATCACGGATGTCTTAAAAAGATGCTTAAAATGGAAAAGTAATGTCATTATTTTGAATGGGATATTTTCTAGTACTCCAGAAGAAATATTTTCTCTGTTGTCTCTTCCACAGTGGGGGTGTAATGATCTATTTTGACAGAATTGAAGTGGTCAACATGCTGGTTCCAACCGCAGGTAAGAGTCTTAACGAGAGAGTTTACACAACAGTGGATGgtctgtctttattttttttccacctTCAATCCTTTTTTCTAAACCTGTATAACTAGCTGTGTTTTCATTTgccttttttatgcacattttgaattATCGCATAAAAACTGCGTAATGAAAACATAAAGATGTGcacacaatttttaaaatacaccAAAAAAGTATGTGCACATCTCAGTAGGATAAACATTTAATTCAATGAGAAAAAAGGCACAAACTAcgatgaaaacacatttacagaataaatttCAGCATGCGCAACACATTATGTGATTAAGAAATAGGCAGGATTGGAtggcattaataaacaaacagcagaccatctcaaatgttgttttggtcattttaaaatcatttaaccaaattccatcatcaaagtggttcagtccACTGCAATAAAATGCTTTTTCTTAAATCTAGTCTAAAtgtggtaagcaaaataatcttgtttttctcaTTTGACATAAGATTGTTTTTGCTTGCCCAATTCTCAGATTACTTTGCTAATTTGAAGGAAAAACGTAATTTCggcatattatttctttaaagaagagatgttttgcttgtctagaaaatgtttcttgatttaagaaattttaGGTATTTCactagaaacaacacaaaaagaacTGTCTTGAGCGGCTGCACCCCCAAAGAGCTGTTCTATGCCTCCAAAAGCCACAtctcaaactctgtcctggagggtcggtgtcctgcagattttagctccagcttgcctcaacacaccttcaaggatgtttctagaaaacctagtaagagcttgattaactagcccagattggggttggaactaaactttgccgGACATtgaccctccaggaccaagtttgagaacccctgcacGACGTGTTCATTCCATTCTTATCATTGTTTATCTTCATCTCCTGAGGTGcaggtaatttattatataagaaaaaaggcacaagtctaatttgcatctttagaAGGAAAAAGCAACTGACTTTAGTTTGTAGAACGCTCTGTTTACACATACTATTAAGAAGTTCTTTCATCAGGCCAATCGCAAGCAGATTAAATAAAGGTGTAAACTGATTTGAGGTCCACTTTTGACCAATTCCAGAGGAAGTCAAAATGAAGATTGGATTACTTGCACGGTATAAACACTCATATGGTTGATTGATTCAAACAGCCACAAAAACACTTATTCTTTGCCTACAAACCAAAGATATTtacctaaaattttgtttttgtttatgtatcTATAATGTCGCAGTGTTGTACAAAAATCTGAATTGTAGTTTCTATTCACATCCTATTCCTTTCCTTGCATTCCCACTCACTATAAACTGTAATATGTTATATTTCTTAATATTATTCAGCACTgaaagtgaaataataaaaaaaacatctcaacTGGCCACTTACCAGGTGGAAAACAAGGCCTAAATGAGATCACACTTGTCCTCTTTCTTCACAGTGGTGGATATAGTGAGGAATTACACTGCAGATTATGACAAGACGCTAATCTTCAACAAAATCCACCATGAGTTAAACCAGTTCTGCAGTGTGCACACACTACAGGAAGTCTACATAGAGCTGTTCGGTACGTCACTGATAAGTCAAACAGTTTATTCTGCTAAGTATACTGAACTTTCTTTTGTTTATGTGAGCCCTGTTTCTGTTGTGTCGCTGGTTTCATATTTGGTGCCTTTTCCCTTGATGAACATTTGTCTTGGACTGgcatttgtgttgtttgtttcatGACAGACATAATTGATGAGAACTTGAAGACTGCACTGCAGAAGGACTTGAACTGTATGGCTCCTGGTCTCACCATTCaggtatcttttttttttcttatatatatatatatatatatatatatatatatatatatatatatatatatatatatatatatatatatatatatatatatatatatatattctaggtCTTTTTAAATAGggttttagtttttattcaaGCAGAATAATTCAATTCTGTGGTATCTTTTGCAGGCCGTGCGAGTCACTAAACCTAAAATTCCAGAGACAATCAGAAGAAACTATGAGCTCATGTGAGTTAATATATTGTTCTGTCCATATTACATGTGTGTCAAGtctttttaaatcacacttttgtttaaaaatatatttgataacATTTAATGTACTGTATACTAATCATGAAAAGTTTTTACGCTCAATATAAAGAAGTTGCTTGGCAAAAATAAAGTTGAAAAgacaatattgtgaaatattattacagtttagaATAACTTTGGTAAGcaattttgaaatgtattttattcttgTGATTTTTCGGCAGCTATCTGTTCTCTTCTCAGTGTCACAGAATTCCTAAAAAGTCATTTTAGTCAGTTAATTTGGTGTTTAAGGAAGATTTAATATGatcattatttaacatttattattattaataataataacaacaaacattatcaatgttgaaaaaagtgtttattgtatgaataatttttttttcaggattttcTGATTAACGGTAGATTTTAACtatcagcttttatttaaaataggcatttttcataaacattatttggaactttgtaacattacatttaaaacaaaatgttactgaactttgaattgattttttttgtgtgctgaAAACCACCAGACGTCTTTTTATAAGCTGTTCTTGGATGCATCTGTCTGTCATTTTAATCAAATTTGTCCTCTCTTTCACCATCTGCAGGGAGGCAGAGAAGACCAGGCTTCTCATCACCGTTCAGACACAGAAAGTGGTGGAAAAGGAGGcagaaacagaaagaaagaaggcCATCATAGGTGAGTCCAGGCATCTAAATATACTGCCAATCATGTCTAGGGTTCTATCTTCATTCATCTTGTGCATTGCTCTTGTTTCAGAGGCTCAGAAAGTGGCTCAGGTGGCAGAGATTCAGTTCCAACAGAAAGTGATGGAGAAGGAAACAGAAAAGAAGATCTCAGAAATTGAAGGTCTGGTTTGTCTACTTTagtattttcacagtttgtcACAAAAGATGGTgcttaaaaataatactttaccAAAATGTATATACAAGCACAATTCACATTGACAAAATCTATTTTGATAATTGAAAACACAGTTCATGAATTCAGTAAAAAGCATAAATGTTTGCATATTTTGATCAACAATACAAGTTGATTGTTTAATTACTGAATATATAATTTCAGATATCAACAACTAgattaagaaagaaaaaatgaaaaacacaatctgatattttagctcatttttatttttgatatcaacaattcaattGTTTATATCAACCGTTTCGTTTTTGATATAAAAAATTGGATTGttaaaatcaaaatgtaattgttgatattaaaaatgaaaacaagctGAAAtctcatcattttcatttttatgagAGAAAATTCTAGTAAATGcagttttaatatttagtttgtttatttttattttctgttttgagTCGAAAACAGGGTGACAGATGAGCTTTTGTTATTTGGTGCCTAGAGAATAGCAGTGTCCAACTGTCCTGCAATCTTTTACTTGTCCTGCCCCTGCAACTGGCAGATCTCGGCAGCCGGTCGCAGGATAGTGTGGGTTATCTGAAACAAGCAGATATTTGGTATTACAGCTGCATAGTCGAAATGCACAGTTCAGCCATTCAACAAACATCTTCCATGTTTTGCAGATTACAGACATATTCTGTTATAACGGCATTCTATTTGTCCAAATGGGTGTGGAAGAGCTTGAAAACCTGGCATATACATCCTGATCAAGTAAAATGACATAATAAAATTGTTACAACTTGCTGCATGCGCTGTACAAGCACAAAGTGGAGCTTCTGGAGTCTGTTCAGTAAGGAGGGTTTTATTGGTGGATTAAAAGCTCAACATGATTGGCTAATCAAAATATCATCCAAAAAAGGAATCATATCCTGCCAGAAAGGTCTCAGAAATACTGCACACAAATTCAAAGCACTCCATGCATGCATGACTATTTTCAAATGCATATTCAGTGCCTAACATCTTTCATAAATGTGTGATGGAAATCTGTTCAGGATCATgaaatatacatacatgtattataaacatatttaGGTAGCAAGCATTTGTGTGCATTGAGGAAATATTTATGccttttgaattcatgaattgcgttttgaatttacaaatttattGCTGTACaagtttaaattatattttgtaaatgttttattttttagactgATCTAGCTCCATACTTACcagatttgtttattttcttttaacaGATGCTGCTTTCCTGGCAAGAGAGAAGGCAAGAGCAGATGCTGAATATTACACTGCTGCAAAATTCGCTGAAGCCAACACGGTAAATAAATCACAACTACAATTTAACATTTTcagatttgttgttgttgctgtttgtgtgtgtttgtgttttagtaTAACTTAGGGGCTAAATGTTTAGTAATGCATGTTTACGTTTAAAACCTGTTAACATTTTCTAGAAAAGACTTTAAATCTCTCCAGTTCAAAGTTGGGAAAATAAAAGGATACTGATGGTTCAATGTTTTGTATTCACATTTTAAGAAGTTATGTAAAATGGTATAGTAGAAGCTCTAAAAATAATGTGAAACATGAACAGAAATGATAAACATTGTTGTAGTTTCCCTCTCTCCAGAATAGAAGTTTTAATTTAAACTGTATTCAGAGTTGTAAAATGATTTAAACTATACATATGTGTCCCTGAGCCACAAAATGTTGTGTTTTATGAGTATATATatttggcaatagccaaaaatacattttacattgccAAAGTCATTACAATATTCAGTAAAGATGTTTCATGaacatattttgtaacatttctGAGTGTAAATATATCATCTTTTTGATTTGTAGTATACATAGCTGAGAATTTCATTTGGAcatttttaaaggtgattttctcaattaTTAGATTTTCagatagttgtatctcagccaaatattgttgATGTATAAATCCCAATTTCAAATAAGTTGACatgttttgtgatccagggtttcatataaaacaaacagaattATAGTGGAAATTACTATAAACCACATCAATTATAAACATCAAACATTTTATGACTTATTTTAAGCAGAACTGAAACTTGGCATTGTCTGGGAAATGTGCTACACAAACACCCACATCCCAgtagaaagaaattcaaacacaGGCAGCTTTTGCATGTTTTGCATGCTTGATGTTAATTGCTTTATCTTTATGAAATGAAAAATTATGATGCAgacaaaaatagatatattttcaTATTCTGGAAAATCTATTTCGACAAATCCTTGAagggttgatttttatttttgaatatgtTTTAATGTTATTAGATGCATTAAATTaggaataaagtacatccaggaggttatcATCACAGATTAAAGCCGGACCGGCTTATAAGCAGTCTGACGCGAAGACTCTGTTTCTGTATAAAAACAATCCTCCTGGAtttactttatcctgcttattacatgactgcttgccacaaaacataacaataagactttaattaaattgacaaactaaaacagctgatggagtatacactaaccttcacattattcagtcacaagatgccgccaaacaatcaaaaacacaaagctgagagAAATGAAACCGACTGAACAAAGCATGTactaaactatacattatttattcacAAGATGTCGCCAAAAAATATGTCGCCAACCACAGCGCTACAAACAAGCAGAtctatttaaatttgaatttgaggatttgaacgtattcactgatggtcaacGTGATTCGAAGCTCCCATATGAGCCTGTATTATTTGTTAACtctgaataacataccttggaatgtcacgactgaccGATTAGAATTGaatattccagacagccgtgtaataactCTATTTAATGTACAGGTTTAAATCAGACACATAACAGTCGGTTTGTTCACTGTTAGTTTCTAAGTTACATACACCAGTCTAATCTggtaaattgataaaaaaataaactcaattaAACCACATACTGAAGTACGTCTTGTGTGTGtcacttttacactttttttttcagcttgCACAAAGCTCAAACATCTTTCAAGCTCCACTATATTACGAAAGCTCCTCTAGGAGTCTGTAGCGTCCGCTCTGAACACATGAAGGCGCATTCACACATTCCACACAGGATGAGCTCAGATCGTTCATCAGACACTTCTCTGTCTCCCTCCTCCACAGCTCAAGCTCACGCCGGAGTATCTGGAGCTGATGAAGTACCAGGCCATAGCTGCCAACAGCAAGATCTACTTCGGTCAGGACATCCCAAATATGTTCGTAGACAGCAGTGCCTCCCGTCCAGCCGCAGGAGAATCCGAGCAGCTGGAGTCCTTGAGCATGAGAGAGAGTCTTAAGAAAGCGTCCAAGTCCAAAACCTCAGAAGGCCACTGAAGGGCCTGAGATCTGTCCACCCCcttctccctctccctctctctctctctctctcattctctgtcTCTTGTTTTGGGGCAGGAGTGCTTGTGAGGCATGCTGACATGGATATTTTCCCTCTTCTGCTGCAGTGGTGTTGGGTGCTTGGCTCGCTGAGGAGACTGACATACAGAGCCTGTGGTTTTCCAGCAGTCATTTGTGGGCTAAATGGTAAAGTCCAGCAATTGTGCTACTGATTATCGCCAGATTCGAAACTAAAATGTTCCTGTTTCACATCAGCATGCTTTcttccccccctttttttttgttgctcagCTTTCTCTT is from Danio aesculapii chromosome 13, fDanAes4.1, whole genome shotgun sequence and encodes:
- the erlin1 gene encoding erlin-1, which translates into the protein MAHVGAVVAAMAGLMAILLHSSIHKIEEGHLAVYYRGGALLTSPNGPGYHIMLPFITSYRSVQTTLQTDEIKNVPCGTSGGVMIYFDRIEVVNMLVPTAVVDIVRNYTADYDKTLIFNKIHHELNQFCSVHTLQEVYIELFDIIDENLKTALQKDLNCMAPGLTIQAVRVTKPKIPETIRRNYELMEAEKTRLLITVQTQKVVEKEAETERKKAIIEAQKVAQVAEIQFQQKVMEKETEKKISEIEDAAFLAREKARADAEYYTAAKFAEANTLKLTPEYLELMKYQAIAANSKIYFGQDIPNMFVDSSASRPAAGESEQLESLSMRESLKKASKSKTSEGH